A part of Cryptococcus neoformans var. grubii H99 chromosome 6, complete sequence genomic DNA contains:
- a CDS encoding DNA-directed RNA polymerase III subunit RPC4, with amino-acid sequence MSDQPPPALVSAAMQTNRSTTVSESSAPPSARSTPVPSAGPSGDGAPAGGIQRMKFKPKVPIRRVKTEAETRPESAPVPQPPARGGMNGRGRGGGTRGRGRGGAVVSTSIAAGVFGGPRPAASSSRRFTAAAPAPRTTDYPSDAEVYSDHSEEDGFPSMRPIDIDMVSTMSESAPTSLYRDRKLTQGKAKGEKDKKDIKRGAAKKKDKGKNRDDSRSGVKDEPMSPSQRERDDDAMMSADEEQDRDERGRRVRNFMQTGGIDEPEIEEVNAAQAIDLSESESEDEEEDLKGEFISVDGNDAPENKLFIFQFPHLFPKFNPAGPVDLTNPDGDVKPDIKPTASQLRAKKNVVEPTPEGRVGTMVVMKSGKVKIVMGKDIVMDVNPGVPATFVQQLVHLDAKQKSAVVLGDVHKNYVVTPDIDRLLQDLYSNGGQTPGDREVEARMKAMRMRGLVKMEDH; translated from the exons ATGTCCGATcagcctcctcctgctcttgTCTCGGCGGCCATGCAGACGAACCGGTCAACCACTGTTTCAGAAAGTAGCGCTCCCCCCTCGGCGAGGAGCACACCTGTTCCTTCTGCTGGACCTAGTGGTGACGGTGCGCCAGCAGGCGGTATCCAGAGGATGAAATTTAAGCCAAAAGTGCCTATTAGACGCGTGAAAAC AGAAGCTGAAACTCGACCT GAATCTGCCCCGGTCCCTCAGCCACCGGCGAGGGGAGGTATGAATGGTCGCGGACGCGGTGGCGGTACCCGAGGTcgaggtcgaggaggagcagTCGTTTCGACATCCATTGCTGCTGGTGTGTTTGGTGGACCTCGACCTGCTGCTTCTT CTTCAAGGCGGTTTACCGCAGCCGCCCCAGCCCCTCGTACTACCGACTACCCCTCCGACGCCGAAGTTTACTCTGATCAttctgaagaagatggtttCCCATCCATGCGACCCATCGATATTGACATGGTCTCCACCATGTCTGAATCAGCACCCACTAGTCTTTATCGTGATCGAAAACTTACCCAAGGGAAAGccaagggagagaaggacaagaaggatatTAAGAGAGGagcagcaaagaagaaggacaagggaAAGAACAGAGATGACAGTCGGAGTGGAGTCAAGGATGAGCCCATGTCCCCAAGCcagagggaaagagatgacGATGCGATGATGTCGGCTGATGAAGAACAAGATCGAGACGAGCGAGGACGAAGGGTGCGCAATTTTATGCAAACAGGCGGGATCGACGAACCTGAGATCGAAGAAGTCAATGCCGCCCAAGCAATCGACTTGAGCGAGTCAGagagtgaggatgaggaagaagatttaAAGGGCGAATTCATCTCTGTGGATGGAAATGACGCCCCAGAGAACAAGctgttcatcttccaattccctcacctcttccccaagTTCAACCCTGCTGGTCCTGTAGATCTTACAAACCCGGACGGCGACGTCAAGCCTGATATCAAGCCCACAGCCTCACAGTTaagggcaaagaagaacgTTGTGGAACCTACACCGGAGGGTAGGGTGGGTACAATGGTGGTCATGAAGTCGGGTAAAGTCAAAATTGTCATGGGTAAAGACATTGTCATGGAT GTCAACCCTGGTGTCCCCGCTACCTTTGTCCAACAGCTCGTACACCTCGACGCCAAGCAAAAGTCCGCTGTCGTCCTTGGAGATGTCCACAAAAACTACGTTGTCACTCCCGATATCGACCGTCTGCTCCAAGACCTATACAGTAATGGTGGTCAGACACCAGGTGACagagaggtggaggcgaggatgaaggcgatGAGAATGCGGGGTCTAGTCAAAATGGAGGATCATTAA
- a CDS encoding mitochondria fission 1 protein, whose protein sequence is MPTDLPYAAEAESSLSPDELEVLRRQYYREIEQGHVTIQSKFNYGWGLIKSPSPELETEGVKLLQEIYSASPDHRRECTYYIAVGYYKLRNYAYARKFNNLLLSVEPGNMQAQSLSTLIENAVKRDGLVGIGMITGAVAVVGLIAGSVWKRSRR, encoded by the exons ATGCCTACTGATCTTCCATACGCTGCCGAAGCCGaatcttccctttccccgGACGAGCTTGAAGTTCTCAGGCGACAGTATTACAGGGAAATTGAGCAAGGACATGTCACTATTCAGAGCAAGTTCAACTATG GTTGGGGCCTCATAAAATCTCCTAGCCCCGAACTTGAAACCGAAGGTGTAAAGCTTCTGCAAG AAATCTATTCTGCTTCTCCTGATCATCGTCGCGAATGTACATACTATATCGCTGTTGGCTACTACAAGCTTCGCAACTACGCCTATGCCCGCAAATTCAACAATCTCTTACTATCAGTTGAGCCGGGAAATATGCAAGCGCAAAGCTTGAGTACATTGATTGAGAATGCTGTGAAAAGGGATGGGCTCGTCG GTATTGGAATGATCACGGGCGCTGTGGCGGTTGTTGGATTGATTGCTGGGTCTGTCTGGAAGCGCTCCAGAAGGTAG